In Populus alba chromosome 1, ASM523922v2, whole genome shotgun sequence, a single window of DNA contains:
- the LOC140954134 gene encoding uncharacterized protein isoform X1: MGAVFVKTVTYYDIRMIRLILEALLSRMGKRRRSPDIERDREIQTREDKLGFCEKRNDLLKHRRSAEKAIKYYNKKHKGAKFKLVEIISACSFFSMGIWEHINFTASEDDKCLIFFLLNCHMEKLIGEGIIKQKLKKSLHALCWKKVNYAFLLFLLMRTLDSLVIFIHFVEELPSRNMMKTIMHPYPFSKQRIALLIVCHVAIVSFCHMFYPGKFIIKDPDAYFIKSSQCDWLICMFE; this comes from the exons ATGGGCGCCGTCTTTGTGAAGACTGTAACGTATTATGATATCAGAATGATTCGACTAATCCTCGAGGCTCTTCTGAGTCGGATGGGAAAGAGAAGACGTTCTCCGGATATTGAACGAGATCGGGAAATTCAAACTCGAGAAGATAAGCTTGGGTTTTGTGAGAAACG GAATGATCTGCTAAAACACAGAAGGAGTGCAGAAAAAGCCATAAAATACTACAACAAGAAGCACAag GGTGCTAAATTTAAGCTGGTGGAGATCATATCTGcctgttctttcttttctatggGTATTTGGGAGCATATCAACTTCACTGCTTCTGAAGATGACAAgtgtctgattttttttttgctgaattGTCACATGGAGAAGCTCATTGGGGAAGGAATCATAAAACAGAAGCTGAAAAAATCACTGCATGCTTTATGTTGGAAGAAAGTGAATTATGCAtttcttttgttccttcttATGCGCACTCTG gaTTCGCTGGTGATTTTCATACATTTTGTTGAGGAGCTACCTTCACGCAATATGATGAAAACTATAATGCATCCCTACCCCTTCAGCAAGCAAAGAATTGCACTACTAATAGTTTGTCATGTGGCGATTGTCAGTTTTTGTCATATGTTCTATCCAGGAAAGTTTATCATAAAGGATCCTGATGCCTATTTCATTAAGAGTTCTCAGTGTGATTGGCTCATATGCATGTTTGAATAG
- the LOC140954134 gene encoding uncharacterized protein isoform X2, whose amino-acid sequence MGAVFVKTVTYYDIRMIRLILEALLSRMGKRRRSPDIERDREIQTREDKLGFCEKRRSAEKAIKYYNKKHKGAKFKLVEIISACSFFSMGIWEHINFTASEDDKCLIFFLLNCHMEKLIGEGIIKQKLKKSLHALCWKKVNYAFLLFLLMRTLDSLVIFIHFVEELPSRNMMKTIMHPYPFSKQRIALLIVCHVAIVSFCHMFYPGKFIIKDPDAYFIKSSQCDWLICMFE is encoded by the exons ATGGGCGCCGTCTTTGTGAAGACTGTAACGTATTATGATATCAGAATGATTCGACTAATCCTCGAGGCTCTTCTGAGTCGGATGGGAAAGAGAAGACGTTCTCCGGATATTGAACGAGATCGGGAAATTCAAACTCGAGAAGATAAGCTTGGGTTTTGTGAGAAACG AAGGAGTGCAGAAAAAGCCATAAAATACTACAACAAGAAGCACAag GGTGCTAAATTTAAGCTGGTGGAGATCATATCTGcctgttctttcttttctatggGTATTTGGGAGCATATCAACTTCACTGCTTCTGAAGATGACAAgtgtctgattttttttttgctgaattGTCACATGGAGAAGCTCATTGGGGAAGGAATCATAAAACAGAAGCTGAAAAAATCACTGCATGCTTTATGTTGGAAGAAAGTGAATTATGCAtttcttttgttccttcttATGCGCACTCTG gaTTCGCTGGTGATTTTCATACATTTTGTTGAGGAGCTACCTTCACGCAATATGATGAAAACTATAATGCATCCCTACCCCTTCAGCAAGCAAAGAATTGCACTACTAATAGTTTGTCATGTGGCGATTGTCAGTTTTTGTCATATGTTCTATCCAGGAAAGTTTATCATAAAGGATCCTGATGCCTATTTCATTAAGAGTTCTCAGTGTGATTGGCTCATATGCATGTTTGAATAG